In Callithrix jacchus isolate 240 chromosome 18, calJac240_pri, whole genome shotgun sequence, one DNA window encodes the following:
- the LELP1 gene encoding late cornified envelope-like proline-rich protein 1 yields MSSDDKSQSNEPKNEPKNEPKNCNPKCEQKCDSKCQPSCLKKLLLRCSEKCPREKCLPPTKCPPCPSQSPSSCSPKPCAKPCPLKCPPPCPPPCPPPE; encoded by the coding sequence ATGTCAAGTGATGATAAAAGTCAATCAAATGAGCCCAAGAATGAGCCCAAGAATGAGCCCAAGAACTGCAATCCCAAGTGTGAACAGAAGTGCGATTCCAAATGCCAGCCCAGCTGTTTAAAGAAGCTGCTGCTACGCTGCTCTGAGAAGTGCCCACGGGAAAAGTGTCTGCCACCAACCAAGTGCCCGCCCTGCCCCTCACAGTCCCCTTCATCCTGCTCTCCCAAGCCCTGTGCCAAGCCCTGTCCTCTTAAATGCCCTCCTCCCTGCCcgcctccctgccctcccccagAGTGA